Proteins from a genomic interval of candidate division WOR-3 bacterium:
- a CDS encoding L,D-transpeptidase encodes MSPVKSIGIILLSALVMLWSEVYFPVKDSIGLDIFRLAYRMYKTRAETVVMRLELPKLGPEIEALNSSVKQLAEQFATAFTSELYVVVNPNGNRLSLLRGQKVVLEAAISTGKNTTLRHGSRTWVFQTPRGIMSVIRKKKDPVWLKPDWAFLETGESIPAWNSPLRREKGVLGAFLLDLGGGVMIHGTPQEHLLGRSVTHGCIRVGYEDLKVLYDSVEVGTKVFIF; translated from the coding sequence GTGAGTCCGGTCAAGTCAATCGGCATCATCCTCCTTTCGGCGCTGGTGATGCTCTGGTCTGAGGTCTATTTCCCGGTCAAGGATAGCATCGGACTGGACATTTTCCGGCTGGCCTACCGGATGTACAAGACCCGGGCTGAGACAGTCGTGATGCGGCTGGAACTGCCCAAGCTGGGGCCGGAGATAGAGGCTCTCAACAGCTCAGTGAAGCAACTGGCCGAGCAATTCGCGACCGCCTTCACCAGCGAGTTGTACGTCGTCGTCAATCCCAACGGCAACCGGCTGTCACTGCTGCGGGGGCAGAAAGTCGTGCTCGAGGCAGCCATCTCCACCGGCAAGAACACCACGCTGAGGCACGGAAGCCGGACGTGGGTGTTCCAGACTCCCCGCGGCATCATGAGCGTCATCCGCAAGAAGAAGGACCCGGTCTGGCTGAAGCCGGACTGGGCTTTCCTGGAGACGGGCGAGTCGATTCCGGCATGGAACTCGCCGTTGCGAAGAGAGAAGGGCGTGCTCGGCGCATTCCTGCTCGACCTGGGCGGCGGAGTGATGATCCACGGCACCCCGCAGGAGCATCTGCTGGGACGAAGCGTTACCCACGGCTGCATCCGGGTCGGGTATGAAGACCTCAAGGTTCTCTACGATTCGGTGGAGGTCGGCACCAAGGTGTTCATATTCTGA